A genomic segment from Desulfurobacterium pacificum encodes:
- a CDS encoding iron-containing alcohol dehydrogenase family protein, translating into MIFRHFIPTKIVFGRKSLNKLSQEVESLKLDTSKTAIICGRSAVSHGYAEAIKKQISGKVEVFDLVEADPSVENAYAVLEVVRKFSPTLIIAVGGGSAIDVAKVVSIMLTNSGAIEEYIGVPDAFKNPSVPLVAVPTTSGSGSEVTPYAVLTDRKKYRKAPLISRFLFPVLAVDDPELTVSKSQIVTANTGVDALTHAVESFLSKRATPISRLYSLEAISLIYKYLPRAFGNPADIEAREKTMLGSLFGGMAIADAGAGLVHTLAHILGVLYKVPHGLANGVFLVPVLSFYGLSAKKEIEEIGKVMGVEGNYKEVLSVLREFLSFLGIPSSLKDLGVMESDISQFVSLAMEKKFLMANLPRIPSERDLRRILESAF; encoded by the coding sequence ATGATATTTAGGCACTTTATCCCTACAAAAATAGTTTTCGGCAGGAAGTCTCTTAATAAACTATCTCAAGAGGTGGAATCTCTTAAATTGGATACTTCAAAGACTGCAATTATCTGCGGTAGGTCTGCCGTAAGCCACGGCTACGCTGAAGCTATAAAGAAGCAGATAAGCGGGAAAGTGGAAGTTTTTGACCTTGTAGAAGCTGACCCTTCTGTAGAAAATGCTTACGCCGTTTTGGAAGTTGTAAGAAAGTTTTCTCCCACTTTAATAATTGCTGTTGGCGGCGGAAGTGCGATAGATGTGGCAAAAGTTGTTTCCATTATGCTTACTAATTCTGGTGCGATTGAAGAATACATAGGCGTTCCGGATGCTTTTAAAAATCCTTCTGTTCCTCTTGTGGCTGTTCCTACTACTTCCGGTTCCGGTTCTGAAGTTACGCCTTACGCCGTTTTGACCGATAGAAAAAAGTACCGTAAAGCGCCTCTTATATCGCGGTTTCTCTTTCCCGTTTTGGCTGTTGATGACCCAGAGCTTACAGTTTCAAAGTCTCAAATTGTTACGGCGAACACCGGCGTTGACGCTCTCACTCACGCAGTAGAGTCTTTCCTTTCAAAGAGAGCTACGCCAATTTCGAGACTTTATTCTCTTGAAGCTATAAGTCTTATTTATAAATATCTTCCGAGAGCTTTTGGAAATCCTGCTGACATTGAGGCAAGAGAGAAAACTATGTTGGGGAGTTTGTTTGGCGGTATGGCTATTGCTGACGCAGGAGCCGGTTTGGTTCACACTTTGGCGCACATTTTGGGCGTTCTCTATAAAGTTCCTCACGGTCTTGCGAATGGGGTGTTTTTGGTTCCCGTGCTTTCGTTCTACGGGTTGTCTGCTAAAAAGGAGATAGAAGAAATTGGAAAGGTTATGGGAGTTGAGGGTAATTATAAAGAAGTGCTTTCAGTTTTGAGGGAGTTCCTTTCTTTCTTGGGAATTCCATCAAGCTTAAAGGACCTTGGAGTGATGGAGTCTGACATCTCTCAGTTTGTAAGCCTTGCCATGGAGAAAAAGTTTTTAATGGCTAACTTACCGAGAATCCCTTCTGAAAGAGACCTGCGGAGAATTCTAGAATCAGCGTTTTGA
- a CDS encoding Hsp20/alpha crystallin family protein, producing MFGGFFGRRRGFDPFEDIFRQFQEMERMMSEMFRGFPAGGFEMGFEPRIEMYETPDEVVVRAEMPGLDKDSIDIRVRGNYLIIRGVKKEEKKDERENVFFSESFYGEFQRVIPLPVEVKEDGIEATYDKGILEIRLPKAESARKEVKIIVKEPEEGKKEDKGKDEK from the coding sequence ATGTTTGGAGGATTTTTCGGCAGAAGAAGAGGGTTTGACCCCTTTGAAGATATTTTCAGGCAGTTTCAAGAAATGGAAAGAATGATGTCTGAAATGTTCAGAGGCTTCCCGGCAGGCGGTTTTGAAATGGGCTTTGAACCAAGAATAGAAATGTACGAAACGCCAGACGAAGTAGTAGTAAGAGCAGAAATGCCAGGACTTGACAAAGACAGCATAGACATCCGCGTAAGGGGTAACTACCTCATAATCAGAGGCGTTAAGAAAGAAGAAAAGAAAGATGAAAGAGAAAATGTATTCTTCAGCGAAAGCTTCTACGGCGAGTTCCAGAGGGTAATCCCATTGCCGGTCGAAGTAAAAGAAGACGGTATAGAAGCCACCTACGATAAAGGAATTTTAGAGATAAGACTTCCAAAAGCAGAAAGTGCAAGAAAAGAAGTTAAGATTATCGTTAAAGAACCTGAAGAAGGTAAGAAGGAAGATAAAGGTAAAGACGAGAAATAA
- the murB gene encoding UDP-N-acetylmuramate dehydrogenase — protein sequence MKVEKRSAEEITTIGIGGIHDIFYPENVKELKNLVEGGDFFVLGGGSNVVIPEVLEKRLISLKLFRNFAFSEETLTAGAGVTLKEILKEQIRGGFSLFEHLAGIRRATVGGLIAQNAGAYGFEVKERLIEVKFLSFESGEVEVLKDFDSFGYRKSPLPSLGIIVEATFKIKKDARVKEKIAHFVRKRLETQPPFYLKTAGSTFKNPPHPLPPAGKLLDQAGLKGFRVGRVGFSEKHANFAVNYGGATFEEFKELILTARKRVKEKFGVELELEVKVPCKI from the coding sequence TTGAAGGTAGAAAAGCGTTCGGCGGAAGAAATTACCACCATAGGTATTGGCGGAATTCACGACATTTTTTACCCTGAAAACGTTAAAGAGTTGAAGAATTTAGTAGAGGGAGGGGATTTTTTCGTTTTAGGGGGCGGGTCAAACGTAGTAATACCTGAAGTTTTAGAAAAAAGGCTTATATCTCTCAAGCTTTTTAGAAATTTTGCGTTTTCTGAAGAAACTTTAACTGCAGGAGCAGGTGTAACGTTAAAGGAAATTTTAAAGGAGCAGATAAGGGGGGGATTTTCCCTTTTTGAACATTTAGCAGGGATAAGAAGAGCAACGGTGGGAGGGTTAATTGCCCAGAACGCAGGAGCTTACGGATTTGAAGTAAAAGAAAGATTGATAGAAGTTAAGTTCTTAAGTTTTGAAAGCGGCGAAGTTGAAGTTCTCAAAGATTTTGATTCTTTCGGATACAGAAAATCCCCCCTCCCCTCCCTCGGCATCATCGTAGAAGCAACCTTCAAAATAAAAAAAGATGCAAGAGTAAAAGAAAAAATCGCCCATTTCGTAAGAAAGCGCCTTGAAACACAACCGCCCTTTTACCTGAAAACTGCAGGCTCCACGTTCAAAAATCCCCCCCACCCCCTCCCGCCGGCAGGGAAACTACTTGACCAGGCAGGCTTAAAAGGATTTAGAGTGGGAAGGGTGGGATTTTCAGAAAAACACGCAAACTTCGCCGTAAACTATGGTGGTGCAACGTTCGAAGAGTTCAAAGAGCTGATACTAACCGCCAGGAAAAGAGTCAAAGAAAAATTCGGCGTTGAATTAGAGTTAGAAGTCAAAGTCCCTTGCAAAATTTAA
- a CDS encoding CTP synthase, with translation MASKLIFVTGGVLSSIGKGITASSIGTLLESRGFKVTIQKLDPYLNVDAGTMNPYQHGEVYVTDDGAETDLDLGHYERFTHATMKRINNVTSGQIYQEIIQKERKGEFLGGTVQVIPHVTNLIKEKIRQLMSSDVDVVIVEVGGTVGDIEGLPFLEAIRQLGTEVGRANAIYVHVTYVPYVKAAGELKTKPTQHSVKELRAIGIQPDIIVCRAERSIPASVKKKIALFANLKEREVITAKDLSTIYEVPLVLKKEGIDELIVEKLQLPATKDSDLSKWKEIVHRIKKPSKGTVRIAVVGKYVELPDAYKSIIESFVHAGAANDVKVEIKWVSAEELDEKEPEEFLSDVCGVLVPGGFGERGVEGKIKAVQFARENKIPFFGICLGMQCAVIEFARNVAGLEGAHSAEFDSSTKYPVIDLMEEQKKVSEKGGTMRLGAYPCVLKEGTFSFKAYGKKEISERHRHRYEFNNKFKEVLEKAGLVIAGTSPDGKLVEVVEVKDHPWFVAVQYHPEFKSRPREPHPLFVDFVKAAMEISS, from the coding sequence ATGGCTTCTAAACTAATCTTTGTAACCGGAGGCGTTCTCTCCTCTATCGGTAAAGGTATAACTGCTTCTTCAATAGGCACGCTTTTAGAAAGCAGGGGATTTAAAGTTACTATACAGAAGCTTGACCCGTATTTGAACGTTGATGCCGGAACGATGAATCCATACCAGCACGGAGAGGTTTACGTTACCGACGACGGCGCGGAAACAGACCTTGACTTAGGACACTACGAGCGCTTCACCCACGCTACAATGAAGAGAATTAACAACGTTACTTCCGGTCAGATATACCAGGAGATTATTCAAAAAGAGAGAAAGGGTGAGTTTTTAGGAGGAACAGTTCAGGTTATTCCCCACGTCACCAACTTAATTAAAGAAAAAATAAGGCAACTGATGTCTTCAGATGTTGATGTGGTAATCGTTGAAGTTGGTGGAACCGTTGGAGATATAGAAGGTTTGCCGTTTTTAGAGGCTATAAGGCAGCTTGGAACAGAAGTTGGAAGGGCAAACGCCATTTACGTTCATGTAACTTATGTGCCTTACGTTAAAGCCGCTGGTGAGCTAAAAACCAAACCAACTCAGCACTCGGTTAAAGAATTAAGGGCGATAGGTATCCAGCCTGACATAATAGTCTGTAGGGCAGAAAGAAGTATCCCAGCTTCAGTAAAGAAAAAAATAGCCCTGTTTGCAAATCTAAAAGAGAGGGAAGTTATCACAGCAAAAGACCTTTCTACGATTTACGAAGTTCCTTTAGTTTTGAAGAAAGAAGGAATTGACGAGCTTATAGTTGAAAAGCTCCAGCTACCTGCTACAAAAGACTCAGACCTTTCTAAATGGAAAGAGATTGTTCACAGGATAAAGAAACCTTCAAAGGGAACTGTAAGGATAGCAGTTGTAGGTAAATACGTTGAGCTGCCGGATGCCTACAAAAGCATTATAGAATCGTTCGTCCACGCAGGAGCGGCAAACGACGTGAAAGTTGAAATCAAGTGGGTAAGCGCAGAAGAGCTTGACGAAAAAGAGCCGGAAGAATTCCTGTCTGACGTTTGTGGCGTTTTAGTGCCGGGAGGATTTGGCGAAAGGGGCGTTGAAGGAAAGATAAAGGCAGTTCAGTTTGCAAGAGAAAATAAGATTCCGTTTTTCGGCATATGTCTTGGAATGCAGTGCGCGGTAATAGAGTTTGCAAGAAACGTTGCAGGGTTAGAAGGTGCTCACAGCGCAGAGTTTGACTCTTCCACAAAATATCCGGTTATTGACCTGATGGAAGAGCAGAAAAAGGTAAGCGAAAAAGGCGGAACGATGAGGTTGGGCGCTTATCCGTGCGTTTTGAAAGAAGGAACCTTCAGCTTTAAAGCATACGGAAAGAAAGAGATATCTGAAAGGCACAGGCATAGATACGAATTTAACAATAAGTTTAAAGAGGTTCTTGAAAAGGCAGGTCTGGTAATAGCGGGAACGTCGCCGGATGGAAAGTTAGTTGAGGTTGTTGAAGTTAAAGACCATCCGTGGTTTGTCGCCGTTCAGTATCACCCTGAATTCAAGTCAAGACCGAGAGAACCGCACCCTCTATTTGTTGATTTTGTGAAGGCAGCAATGGAAATCTCTTCGTAA
- the kdsB gene encoding 3-deoxy-manno-octulosonate cytidylyltransferase — MEEFVIVIPARLGSTRLPRKPLQQLKGKPLIVRTAESCLKITEKVIVATDGREVAKALKGVDVEVVMTPSELPSGTDRVFEAVKDKNVKYIINVQGDEPFVKKEHVLPVAKALFEGKAEFATVAVPFSSLEDVQSPHNVKVVRDKNKYALYFSRSLIPFPRDEKLDVSIFLKHVGIYGYTKEALERFVSWNRGKLEEIEKLEQLRILENGEKIYVADAPSAPFGIDTAEDLKKAEKILEKEMKNGF, encoded by the coding sequence GTGGAAGAATTTGTCATAGTAATTCCTGCAAGGCTTGGTTCCACAAGGCTTCCCCGAAAACCCCTCCAGCAGCTCAAAGGAAAACCCTTAATAGTCAGAACGGCTGAAAGCTGTTTAAAAATAACAGAAAAAGTGATAGTTGCCACCGACGGCAGAGAAGTTGCAAAAGCTCTAAAAGGCGTTGACGTTGAAGTTGTTATGACGCCTTCTGAACTGCCGAGCGGAACGGACAGAGTATTTGAGGCAGTGAAGGATAAAAACGTTAAATACATAATCAACGTCCAGGGTGACGAGCCGTTCGTAAAGAAAGAACACGTTTTGCCAGTTGCGAAAGCGCTGTTTGAAGGAAAAGCAGAATTCGCGACGGTTGCTGTTCCGTTCTCGTCGCTTGAAGACGTCCAATCACCTCACAACGTAAAAGTAGTTAGAGATAAAAACAAATATGCACTCTACTTTTCAAGGAGTTTAATTCCTTTCCCGAGAGATGAAAAGCTCGACGTTTCAATATTTTTAAAGCACGTTGGGATATACGGATACACGAAGGAAGCGCTTGAAAGGTTTGTTTCCTGGAACAGAGGAAAGCTTGAAGAGATAGAAAAGTTAGAGCAGTTAAGGATTTTAGAAAACGGCGAGAAAATTTACGTTGCCGACGCCCCGTCAGCACCTTTCGGAATAGACACGGCAGAAGACCTTAAAAAAGCTGAAAAGATACTTGAAAAGGAGATGAAAAATGGCTTCTAA
- the purQ gene encoding phosphoribosylformylglycinamidine synthase subunit PurQ yields MKFGIPVYPGSNCDRDVGWVIEKVLGHEVKYLWHRETDLSGIDCVVVPGGFSYGDYLRAGAMAKISPVTESICEFAEKGGLVMGICNGFQILLEAGLLPGAMLPNKTLTFICEFVHLKVENNETPFTKLYDKGEVIRIPIAHAEGNYTCPPEVLKELEENGQVVVRYCSPEGEVSEEFNPNGSLNNIAGICNKRGNVFGLMPHPERASEAILGSTDGYRMFASIVETLTS; encoded by the coding sequence ATGAAGTTCGGCATTCCCGTTTATCCCGGTAGTAACTGCGATAGAGACGTTGGCTGGGTTATAGAAAAAGTTTTAGGGCATGAAGTTAAATACTTATGGCACAGGGAAACCGATCTTTCCGGAATTGACTGCGTGGTGGTGCCGGGGGGATTTTCTTACGGTGACTACTTAAGAGCTGGCGCGATGGCGAAGATTTCTCCGGTTACAGAAAGTATATGCGAATTTGCGGAAAAAGGCGGACTCGTTATGGGAATATGCAACGGATTTCAAATACTTTTAGAAGCAGGCCTTTTGCCTGGTGCAATGCTTCCAAACAAAACGCTTACCTTCATATGTGAATTCGTTCACCTGAAAGTTGAGAACAATGAAACACCTTTTACGAAGCTTTACGATAAAGGAGAAGTAATCAGGATACCGATAGCCCACGCTGAAGGAAACTACACCTGTCCACCTGAAGTTTTAAAAGAATTAGAAGAAAACGGACAGGTAGTCGTAAGATACTGTTCACCTGAGGGTGAAGTAAGCGAAGAGTTCAACCCTAATGGTTCTTTAAACAACATAGCCGGCATTTGCAACAAAAGGGGCAACGTGTTTGGCTTAATGCCACACCCCGAAAGAGCTTCAGAAGCCATATTAGGTTCAACAGACGGATACAGGATGTTTGCCTCAATAGTTGAAACACTCACCTCTTAA
- the purS gene encoding phosphoribosylformylglycinamidine synthase subunit PurS, translating to MALYRVKVYISYREGILDPQGVAVEKAAHSLGFEKVSNVRVGKFITMNVEAESEEEVKKEIEEMAKRFLVNPVIEEYSYEIEEVK from the coding sequence ATGGCGCTTTACAGGGTAAAAGTTTACATAAGTTACAGGGAAGGAATTTTAGACCCGCAGGGCGTTGCCGTTGAAAAGGCTGCTCACAGCTTGGGGTTTGAAAAGGTGAGCAACGTAAGAGTTGGTAAGTTCATAACGATGAACGTTGAGGCAGAATCGGAAGAAGAAGTGAAGAAAGAGATTGAAGAAATGGCTAAAAGGTTTTTAGTAAATCCGGTAATTGAAGAGTATTCATACGAAATTGAAGAGGTGAAGTAA
- a CDS encoding TIGR04013 family B12-binding domain/radical SAM domain-containing protein, producing MRDLRLVFFENKLNRYSINALLGAIETYEELERLPIYFVQNSEEAVSLINSFPKTALTVLNFSFFTPQLWDVRESVKKIRREVKRELILTAGGPHPSGDPIGTLKMGFDRVFVGEGEVSFPAFLKSLMENKEYQASSSLCVNLNAFLPFSIRFRRFNPIEITRGCPFGCAFCQTPRIFGRKVRHRSIDVVVSHVETMIKHGLKDIRFITPNALSYGSEDGIKLNLKAVEELLSSVKKIKGVRRVFFGSFPSEVRPEHVTEESVELIKRYADNDNLVIGAQSGSDRILKLCGRKHTVEDVYRAVKIAVKNGFKAKVDFIFGFPDETEDDIKQTINFMEELTKLGASIHAHFFMPLPKTPFAAKKPKPVDLKLLRVINKLTGKGLLFGNWKQQEQLAFKIYDYLHGQFDNISTTLKEKAFDAV from the coding sequence ATGAGAGACCTTCGCCTCGTATTCTTTGAAAATAAATTGAATAGATACAGCATTAACGCCCTTTTAGGGGCTATTGAAACTTACGAAGAGCTTGAGCGCCTTCCCATATACTTTGTTCAAAATTCTGAAGAAGCTGTTTCTCTTATAAACTCTTTTCCGAAAACTGCACTAACCGTTTTGAACTTTTCCTTCTTTACACCGCAGTTGTGGGACGTTAGAGAGTCTGTTAAGAAGATAAGAAGGGAAGTTAAGCGCGAGCTTATTCTTACCGCAGGAGGTCCTCACCCTTCAGGTGACCCTATCGGAACGCTGAAGATGGGATTTGACCGCGTTTTTGTAGGAGAAGGTGAGGTTTCTTTTCCCGCTTTTCTTAAGAGTTTGATGGAAAATAAAGAATATCAGGCTTCTTCAAGCCTTTGCGTAAACCTTAACGCCTTTCTGCCATTTTCTATCAGGTTCAGAAGGTTTAACCCGATAGAGATTACCCGCGGTTGCCCCTTTGGTTGTGCGTTTTGCCAAACGCCGAGGATTTTCGGCAGAAAGGTTAGGCACAGGAGTATAGATGTAGTCGTTTCGCACGTTGAGACAATGATAAAACACGGTTTAAAAGATATCAGGTTTATAACCCCCAACGCTCTGTCTTACGGTTCTGAAGATGGAATAAAGCTTAACCTGAAAGCCGTTGAGGAGTTGCTTTCTTCTGTAAAAAAGATTAAGGGCGTAAGGAGAGTATTTTTCGGTTCTTTCCCTTCGGAAGTAAGACCTGAACACGTTACAGAAGAATCAGTAGAGCTTATCAAGCGATATGCCGATAACGACAACCTGGTAATAGGCGCCCAATCTGGAAGCGACAGAATTCTAAAGCTTTGCGGAAGGAAACACACCGTTGAAGATGTTTACAGAGCGGTGAAAATAGCCGTAAAGAACGGCTTTAAAGCAAAGGTTGACTTCATCTTCGGCTTTCCCGACGAAACGGAAGACGACATAAAACAGACAATAAACTTTATGGAGGAGTTAACTAAATTGGGTGCATCAATCCACGCTCACTTTTTCATGCCACTTCCCAAAACTCCTTTTGCTGCAAAAAAGCCAAAACCTGTAGATTTGAAGCTTTTAAGAGTTATAAATAAGCTTACGGGTAAGGGGCTACTTTTTGGAAACTGGAAACAGCAGGAGCAGTTGGCGTTTAAAATTTACGACTACCTGCACGGGCAATTTGATAACATTTCTACCACCTTAAAGGAGAAGGCTTTTGACGCGGTGTAG
- a CDS encoding CPBP family intramembrane glutamic endopeptidase codes for MTRCRNCGFIKWYFLVIVVAAFTLRFYPQYSAFINSFFLIGIPLLSKKTPEQLGFKNFKSGILWGLAASVTVLPVYALVLTILGAKFLLPNTDKLLNLLSFYFVVALSEETFFRGYFYSEMENEPFFLFISKNNFVSSFLFATAHAFIYYNPIMFKVFFPSLIMGWLYEKSGSIFAPVIFHWLSDVIYALIKF; via the coding sequence TTGACGCGGTGTAGAAACTGTGGGTTTATTAAGTGGTATTTTCTTGTAATAGTGGTGGCTGCGTTTACGCTGCGGTTTTACCCTCAGTATTCAGCTTTTATCAACAGTTTTTTCCTTATAGGCATTCCGCTACTTTCAAAGAAAACGCCGGAGCAATTAGGTTTTAAAAACTTTAAAAGCGGTATTTTGTGGGGGCTTGCAGCTTCAGTTACCGTTCTTCCTGTTTACGCTTTAGTTTTAACTATCTTAGGGGCAAAATTTTTGCTTCCTAATACTGATAAACTGCTGAATCTGCTTTCTTTCTATTTTGTCGTTGCCCTATCAGAGGAAACTTTCTTCAGGGGATACTTCTACTCTGAAATGGAAAATGAGCCTTTCTTTCTTTTTATATCAAAAAACAACTTTGTTTCAAGCTTTCTCTTTGCTACTGCGCATGCATTTATATACTACAACCCTATAATGTTTAAAGTTTTCTTTCCCTCTCTGATTATGGGATGGCTTTACGAAAAGAGTGGCTCTATATTTGCACCAGTAATCTTTCACTGGCTTTCAGACGTTATTTACGCTTTGATTAAGTTTTAG
- the lspA gene encoding signal peptidase II has translation MKKLFFLIAFLVFVLDRITKLLAVKFLVKSVSIIPGFFSLTLAENRGAAFSIFSSGNQIVRFFFLIILPVAVIGWIVFYVLKRENLSLLEVVSLSLITGGALGNLFDRVLNGRVVDFIDFHIGVYHYPTFNVADVAVFLGCLLLLYKYMKS, from the coding sequence ATGAAGAAGTTGTTTTTTTTAATAGCTTTTTTAGTGTTTGTTTTAGATAGAATTACAAAACTTTTAGCTGTGAAATTCCTTGTTAAGTCTGTGTCTATAATTCCCGGATTTTTCAGCCTCACTTTAGCTGAAAACAGGGGAGCTGCCTTCAGCATTTTCTCTTCTGGGAATCAAATAGTTAGGTTTTTCTTTCTAATAATTTTGCCGGTTGCCGTAATTGGCTGGATAGTTTTTTACGTTTTAAAACGAGAGAACCTGTCTTTACTTGAAGTTGTTTCCTTATCTCTCATTACCGGCGGTGCTTTAGGAAATTTGTTTGACAGGGTTTTAAACGGAAGAGTGGTTGACTTTATAGACTTTCACATTGGCGTTTATCACTATCCCACGTTTAACGTAGCCGATGTAGCAGTTTTTCTTGGTTGCCTGCTTCTTCTCTATAAGTATATGAAAAGTTGA
- the dnaG gene encoding DNA primase, translated as MGNYKFPPSFIQELLSRVDIVDIVSHYLTLKQVGRNFTALCPFHPEKTPSFVVSPEKQIFKCFGCGVGGNAITFVEKYENLSFPEAVKRVAELSGIELPTEFKEDDALSKIEEEGYKVAEYFHSKISQLKDYLQNRGIEESTASRFLLGYAPRGYSRELKVSRETARELGIISESGKEFFAERLIIPIFSHGGKVVAFAGRVLSNDSKLPKYINSPESSVFKKNSTLYGFYQSKEEILKTRTAVVVEGYFDVISLHQIGVRNAVAPMGTSITENHVRILSRYVEKPVLAFDGDSAGKKATLRAAGLFLVKGKEPFVAPMPEGEDPDSLSHSLPEKLKEIVNSPLPFIDWVIDSAVKFPDLEKSHFLREFANAIAPLRLANPFLYKIYVSKVSAQFDVDPAWFKVNAPNFRKKEDSEESVPVPPVEKAFIKGLVERKIEFPLEVSPNVFLSPLTAKIYTLLKNAGFSHLTVQSEFPELASVLSEILFSDFTDDEIRSAFCRIAVKELKRRLRKIEDVDEKRYLRQLIVELEKKNLDVLRELCDKTLI; from the coding sequence TTGGGGAACTATAAATTCCCCCCATCTTTTATCCAGGAGTTGCTCTCAAGGGTTGACATAGTTGACATAGTATCCCACTACCTTACCCTCAAGCAGGTAGGAAGAAACTTCACAGCTCTCTGTCCCTTCCATCCAGAAAAAACTCCTTCTTTCGTTGTAAGCCCTGAAAAGCAGATATTTAAGTGTTTTGGATGCGGCGTAGGTGGAAACGCCATAACTTTTGTTGAAAAGTATGAGAATCTGTCTTTCCCAGAAGCAGTTAAAAGGGTTGCTGAACTTTCCGGGATAGAACTTCCAACGGAATTCAAGGAAGACGATGCGCTATCAAAGATAGAAGAAGAAGGTTACAAAGTAGCCGAGTATTTTCACTCTAAAATTTCTCAACTTAAAGATTACCTGCAGAATAGGGGAATTGAAGAATCAACCGCTTCGCGCTTTTTGTTGGGATACGCTCCAAGGGGATATTCAAGAGAACTAAAGGTCAGCAGAGAAACTGCCAGAGAATTAGGTATTATTTCTGAGTCTGGTAAAGAGTTCTTTGCAGAACGCCTCATTATTCCCATATTCAGCCACGGCGGTAAGGTTGTTGCTTTTGCCGGCAGAGTTCTTTCTAATGATTCTAAACTGCCTAAATACATAAACAGTCCAGAAAGCTCCGTTTTTAAGAAAAACTCAACCCTTTACGGCTTTTACCAGTCAAAAGAGGAAATTTTAAAAACCAGAACAGCAGTTGTTGTTGAAGGATACTTTGACGTTATCTCTCTTCATCAGATAGGTGTAAGAAATGCAGTAGCTCCTATGGGAACCTCTATAACGGAAAATCACGTTAGAATTTTGTCCCGCTACGTTGAAAAGCCTGTTCTTGCGTTTGACGGAGACAGTGCCGGTAAAAAGGCGACTTTAAGAGCGGCAGGGTTGTTTTTAGTAAAAGGTAAAGAGCCGTTTGTCGCTCCTATGCCAGAAGGCGAAGACCCTGATTCACTTTCTCACTCTTTACCAGAAAAGCTGAAAGAGATTGTTAATTCACCTCTTCCCTTTATAGACTGGGTTATAGATTCGGCAGTAAAGTTTCCAGACCTTGAAAAGTCTCACTTCTTGCGCGAATTTGCAAACGCGATAGCGCCTTTAAGGTTAGCCAATCCTTTCCTTTACAAGATTTATGTGAGTAAAGTTTCTGCTCAGTTTGACGTTGACCCTGCCTGGTTTAAGGTTAACGCTCCAAACTTTAGAAAAAAAGAAGATTCAGAAGAATCCGTTCCTGTTCCTCCGGTAGAAAAGGCATTTATTAAGGGATTGGTGGAAAGAAAGATTGAGTTTCCGTTGGAGGTTTCGCCTAACGTTTTCCTTTCTCCTTTAACGGCAAAAATTTACACGCTTTTAAAGAATGCTGGATTTTCCCACCTTACCGTTCAGTCAGAATTTCCCGAGCTAGCTTCAGTTCTTTCAGAAATACTCTTTTCAGACTTTACTGATGATGAGATAAGAAGTGCTTTCTGCCGAATAGCCGTTAAGGAGTTAAAGAGAAGACTTCGCAAAATAGAGGATGTTGACGAAAAGAGGTATTTGAGGCAGCTCATAGTAGAGCTTGAAAAGAAAA